In Ovis canadensis isolate MfBH-ARS-UI-01 breed Bighorn chromosome 3, ARS-UI_OviCan_v2, whole genome shotgun sequence, one DNA window encodes the following:
- the SGSM3 gene encoding small G protein signaling modulator 3 isoform X2, protein MSGSHVPSANGPFSALTPSMWPQEILAKCAQEEAAEEQPEVRYDEFGFRVDKEDADGTPYSGQLLEDPPQRLRWQAHLEFTHNHDVGDLTWDKIAVSLPRSEKLRSLVLAGVPHSMRPQLWMRLSGALQKKRNSELSYREIVKNSSNDETIAAKQIEKDLLRTMPSNACFAHVSGVGVPRLRRVLRALAWLYPEIGYCQGTGMVAACLLLFLEEDDAFWMMCAIIEDLLPASYFSTTLLGVQTDQRVLRHLIVQYLPRLDRLLQEHDIELSLITLHWFLTAFASVVHIRLLLRLWDLFFYEGSLVLFQATLGMLRLKEDELIQSENSASIFNTLSDIPSQLEDADLLLAEAMRLAGSLTAVAVEAQRRKHLAYLLADQGQLLGTTATASLSQVVRRRTQRRKAGITSLLFGEDDLEAMKAKNIKQTELVADLREAILRVARHFQCTDPKNCNVELTPDYSMESHQRDHENYVACSRGHPRRAKALLDFERHDDDELGFRKNDIITIVSQKDEHCWVGELNGLRGWFPAKFVEVLDERSKEYSIAGDDAVTEGVTDLVRGTLCPALKALFEHGLKKPSLLGGACHPWLFIEEAAGREVERDFDSVYSRLVLCKTYRLDEDGKVLTPEELLYRVRGALGGLASRVGSWGHLSDRCAPQAVQSVNVTHDAAHAQMDVKLRSLICVGLKCCTCGWRCSAPACPPWRSGTSPGPSCAALAGSRSSASCGSSAASHSASPRTGSFLQRESRDRRAVSCRRRRSP, encoded by the exons ATGTcag GAAGTCACGTGCCTTCTGCCAATGGCCCCTTCTCAGCCCTGACTCCGAGTATGTGGCCCCAGGAGATCCTGGCCAAGTGCGCACAG GAGGAGGCGGCCGAGGAGCAGCCAGAGGTCCGCTACGACGAGTTCGGGTTCCGCGTGGACAAGGAAG ATGCAGATGGCACCCCCTATTCCGGCCAGCTGCTGGAGGACCCCCCCCAGAGGCTGCGCTGGCAGGCCCACCTGGAGTTCACCCACAACCACGACGTGGGGGACCTCACCTGGGACAAGATTGCCGTCTCGCTGCCCCGCTCGGAGAAGCTCCGCTCCCTGGTGCTGGCCGGGGTCCCCCACAGCATGAGGCCACAG CTGTGGATGCGGCTGTCTGGGGCCCTGCAGAAGAAGAGGAACTCCGAGCTGTCCTACCGAGAGATCGTGAAGAACAGCTCCAACGATGAGACCATTGCCGCCAAGCAG ATCGAGAAAGACCTGCTCCGCACCATGCCCAGCAACGCCTGCTTCGCCCACGTGAGCGGCGTCGGGGTGCCCCGCCTACGCAGGGTGCTCCGAGCGCTGGCCTGGCTCTACCCGGAGATCGGCTACTGCCAGGGCACGGGCATG gtggctgcctgcctcctgctcttcctggaggaggacgaCGCCTTCTGGATGATGTGCGCCATCATTGAGGACCTGCTCCCCGCCTCCTACTTCAGCACCACCCTGCTGGGTGTGCAGACGGACCAGCGCGTCCTGCGGCACCTCATCGTCCAGTACCTGCCTCGCCTGGACAGGCTGCTCCAGGAGCACGACATTG AGCTGTCGCTCATCACACTGCACTGGTTCCTCACGGCCTTCGCCAGCGTGGTGCACATCCGCCTGCTGCTCCGCCTCTGGGACCTGTTTTTCTACGAGGGCTCCCTGGTGCTGTTCCAGGCCACACTGGGCATGCTGCGCCTCAAG GAAGACGAGCTGATCCAGTCGGAGAACTCGGCCTCCATTTTCAACACGCTGTCAGACATCCCGTCGCAGCTGGAGGACGCGGACCTGCTGCTGGCGGAGGCCATGCGGCTGGCGGGCTCGCTCACCGCCGTGGCCGTGGAGGCCCAGCGCCGCAAGCACCTGGCCTACCTGCTGGCCGACCAGGGCCAGCTCCTGGGCACCACCGCCACCGCTAGCCTCTCTCAG GTGGTGCGCCGCAGGACTCAGCGGAGGAAGGCCGGCATCACATCGCTGCTCTTCG GGGAGGACGACCTGGAGGCGATGAAGGCCAAAAACATCAAGCAGACGGAGCTGGTGGCAGACCTTCGGGAAGCTATCCTGCGTGTGGCCCGCCACTTCCAGTGCACAGACCCCAAGAACTGCAATGTG GAGCTGACCCCGGACTATAGCATGGAGAGCCACCAGCGGGACCACGAGAACTACGTGGCCTGCTCGCGTGGCCACCCGCGCCGGGCCAAGGCCCTGCTGGACTTCGAGCGCCATGACGACGATGAGCTGGGCTTCCGCAAGAATGACATCATCACG ATTGTCTCTCAGAAGGATGAGCACTGCTGGGTGGGCGAGCTGAATGGCCTGAGAG GCTGGTTTCCAGCCAAGTTCGTGGAAGTCCTGGATGAGCGGAGCAAGGAG TACTCCATCGCGGGGGATGATGCTGTGACAGAGGGGGTCACAGACCTCGTGCGAGGGACCCTCTGCCCAGCCCTCAAGGCCCTGTTTGAACACGGACTGAAGAAGCCTTCGCTGCTCGGGGGCGCCTGCCACCCCTGGCTGTTCATCGAGGAG GCAGCGGGCCGGGAGGTCGAGAGAGACTTCGACTCCGTGTACTCACGCCTGGTGCTGTGCAAGACGTACAG GTTGGATGAAGATGGCAAAGTCCTCACCCCAGAGGAGCTGCTGTACCGGGTAAGGGGGGCCTTGGGTGGACTGGCCTCTAGGGTGGGCAGCTGGGGACACCTGAGTGACCGCTGTGCCCCCCAGGCTGTGCAGTCCGTTAACGTGACCCACGACGCCGCACACGCACAAATGGACGTGAAGCTCCGCTCCCTCATCTGCGTGGGGCTCAA GTGCTGCACCTGTGGCTGGAGGTGCTCTGCTCCAGCCTGCCCACCGTGGAGAAGTGGTACCAGCCCTGGTCCTTCCTGCGCAGCCCTGGCTGGGTCCAGATCAAGTGCGAGCTGCG ggtcctctgctgCTTCGCATTCAGCCTCTCCCAGGACTGGGAGCTTCCTGCAAAGAGAGAG CCGTGACAGGAGGGCTGTCtcatgcaggaggagaagaagccCTTGA
- the SGSM3 gene encoding small G protein signaling modulator 3 isoform X12 codes for MRPLPPSRGPWPPPRGPRCRGCGGCAAAAAPHRLLLWAGCRQIEKDLLRTMPSNACFAHVSGVGVPRLRRVLRALAWLYPEIGYCQGTGMVAACLLLFLEEDDAFWMMCAIIEDLLPASYFSTTLLGVQTDQRVLRHLIVQYLPRLDRLLQEHDIELSLITLHWFLTAFASVVHIRLLLRLWDLFFYEGSLVLFQATLGMLRLKEDELIQSENSASIFNTLSDIPSQLEDADLLLAEAMRLAGSLTAVAVEAQRRKHLAYLLADQGQLLGTTATASLSQVVRRRTQRRKAGITSLLFGEDDLEAMKAKNIKQTELVADLREAILRVARHFQCTDPKNCNVELTPDYSMESHQRDHENYVACSRGHPRRAKALLDFERHDDDELGFRKNDIITIVSQKDEHCWVGELNGLRGWFPAKFVEVLDERSKEYSIAGDDAVTEGVTDLVRGTLCPALKALFEHGLKKPSLLGGACHPWLFIEEAAGREVERDFDSVYSRLVLCKTYRLDEDGKVLTPEELLYRAVQSVNVTHDAAHAQMDVKLRSLICVGLNEQVLHLWLEVLCSSLPTVEKWYQPWSFLRSPGWVQIKCELRVLCCFAFSLSQDWELPAKREEEKKPLKEGVQDMLVKHHLFSWDIDG; via the exons ATGAGACCATTGCCGCCAAGCAG GGGTCCCTGGCCTCCTCCCCGGGGGCCTCGGTGTCGGGGGTGCGGAGGCTGTGCCGCTGCAGCTGCGCCTCACCGGCTCTTGTTGTGGGCGGGCTGCCGGCAGATCGAGAAAGACCTGCTCCGCACCATGCCCAGCAACGCCTGCTTCGCCCACGTGAGCGGCGTCGGGGTGCCCCGCCTACGCAGGGTGCTCCGAGCGCTGGCCTGGCTCTACCCGGAGATCGGCTACTGCCAGGGCACGGGCATG gtggctgcctgcctcctgctcttcctggaggaggacgaCGCCTTCTGGATGATGTGCGCCATCATTGAGGACCTGCTCCCCGCCTCCTACTTCAGCACCACCCTGCTGGGTGTGCAGACGGACCAGCGCGTCCTGCGGCACCTCATCGTCCAGTACCTGCCTCGCCTGGACAGGCTGCTCCAGGAGCACGACATTG AGCTGTCGCTCATCACACTGCACTGGTTCCTCACGGCCTTCGCCAGCGTGGTGCACATCCGCCTGCTGCTCCGCCTCTGGGACCTGTTTTTCTACGAGGGCTCCCTGGTGCTGTTCCAGGCCACACTGGGCATGCTGCGCCTCAAG GAAGACGAGCTGATCCAGTCGGAGAACTCGGCCTCCATTTTCAACACGCTGTCAGACATCCCGTCGCAGCTGGAGGACGCGGACCTGCTGCTGGCGGAGGCCATGCGGCTGGCGGGCTCGCTCACCGCCGTGGCCGTGGAGGCCCAGCGCCGCAAGCACCTGGCCTACCTGCTGGCCGACCAGGGCCAGCTCCTGGGCACCACCGCCACCGCTAGCCTCTCTCAG GTGGTGCGCCGCAGGACTCAGCGGAGGAAGGCCGGCATCACATCGCTGCTCTTCG GGGAGGACGACCTGGAGGCGATGAAGGCCAAAAACATCAAGCAGACGGAGCTGGTGGCAGACCTTCGGGAAGCTATCCTGCGTGTGGCCCGCCACTTCCAGTGCACAGACCCCAAGAACTGCAATGTG GAGCTGACCCCGGACTATAGCATGGAGAGCCACCAGCGGGACCACGAGAACTACGTGGCCTGCTCGCGTGGCCACCCGCGCCGGGCCAAGGCCCTGCTGGACTTCGAGCGCCATGACGACGATGAGCTGGGCTTCCGCAAGAATGACATCATCACG ATTGTCTCTCAGAAGGATGAGCACTGCTGGGTGGGCGAGCTGAATGGCCTGAGAG GCTGGTTTCCAGCCAAGTTCGTGGAAGTCCTGGATGAGCGGAGCAAGGAG TACTCCATCGCGGGGGATGATGCTGTGACAGAGGGGGTCACAGACCTCGTGCGAGGGACCCTCTGCCCAGCCCTCAAGGCCCTGTTTGAACACGGACTGAAGAAGCCTTCGCTGCTCGGGGGCGCCTGCCACCCCTGGCTGTTCATCGAGGAG GCAGCGGGCCGGGAGGTCGAGAGAGACTTCGACTCCGTGTACTCACGCCTGGTGCTGTGCAAGACGTACAG GTTGGATGAAGATGGCAAAGTCCTCACCCCAGAGGAGCTGCTGTACCGG GCTGTGCAGTCCGTTAACGTGACCCACGACGCCGCACACGCACAAATGGACGTGAAGCTCCGCTCCCTCATCTGCGTGGGGCTCAA cgaGCAGGTGCTGCACCTGTGGCTGGAGGTGCTCTGCTCCAGCCTGCCCACCGTGGAGAAGTGGTACCAGCCCTGGTCCTTCCTGCGCAGCCCTGGCTGGGTCCAGATCAAGTGCGAGCTGCG ggtcctctgctgCTTCGCATTCAGCCTCTCCCAGGACTGGGAGCTTCCTGCAAAGAGAGAG gaggagaagaagccCTTGAAGGAGGGCGTCCAGGACATGCTGGTGAAGCACCACCTCTTCAGCTGGGACATCGACGGGTGA
- the SGSM3 gene encoding small G protein signaling modulator 3 isoform X11 — MRPLPPSRGPWPPPRGPRCRGCGGCAAAAAPHRLLLWAGCRQIEKDLLRTMPSNACFAHVSGVGVPRLRRVLRALAWLYPEIGYCQGTGMVAACLLLFLEEDDAFWMMCAIIEDLLPASYFSTTLLGVQTDQRVLRHLIVQYLPRLDRLLQEHDIELSLITLHWFLTAFASVVHIRLLLRLWDLFFYEGSLVLFQATLGMLRLKEDELIQSENSASIFNTLSDIPSQLEDADLLLAEAMRLAGSLTAVAVEAQRRKHLAYLLADQGQLLGTTATASLSQVVRRRTQRRKAGITSLLFGEDDLEAMKAKNIKQTELVADLREAILRVARHFQCTDPKNCNVELTPDYSMESHQRDHENYVACSRGHPRRAKALLDFERHDDDELGFRKNDIITIVSQKDEHCWVGELNGLRGWFPAKFVEVLDERSKEYSIAGDDAVTEGVTDLVRGTLCPALKALFEHGLKKPSLLGGACHPWLFIEEAAGREVERDFDSVYSRLVLCKTYRLDEDGKVLTPEELLYRVRGALGGLASRVGSWGHLSDRCAPQAVQSVNVTHDAAHAQMDVKLRSLICVGLNEQVLHLWLEVLCSSLPTVEKWYQPWSFLRSPGWVQIKCELRVLCCFAFSLSQDWELPAKREEEKKPLKEGVQDMLVKHHLFSWDIDG, encoded by the exons ATGAGACCATTGCCGCCAAGCAG GGGTCCCTGGCCTCCTCCCCGGGGGCCTCGGTGTCGGGGGTGCGGAGGCTGTGCCGCTGCAGCTGCGCCTCACCGGCTCTTGTTGTGGGCGGGCTGCCGGCAGATCGAGAAAGACCTGCTCCGCACCATGCCCAGCAACGCCTGCTTCGCCCACGTGAGCGGCGTCGGGGTGCCCCGCCTACGCAGGGTGCTCCGAGCGCTGGCCTGGCTCTACCCGGAGATCGGCTACTGCCAGGGCACGGGCATG gtggctgcctgcctcctgctcttcctggaggaggacgaCGCCTTCTGGATGATGTGCGCCATCATTGAGGACCTGCTCCCCGCCTCCTACTTCAGCACCACCCTGCTGGGTGTGCAGACGGACCAGCGCGTCCTGCGGCACCTCATCGTCCAGTACCTGCCTCGCCTGGACAGGCTGCTCCAGGAGCACGACATTG AGCTGTCGCTCATCACACTGCACTGGTTCCTCACGGCCTTCGCCAGCGTGGTGCACATCCGCCTGCTGCTCCGCCTCTGGGACCTGTTTTTCTACGAGGGCTCCCTGGTGCTGTTCCAGGCCACACTGGGCATGCTGCGCCTCAAG GAAGACGAGCTGATCCAGTCGGAGAACTCGGCCTCCATTTTCAACACGCTGTCAGACATCCCGTCGCAGCTGGAGGACGCGGACCTGCTGCTGGCGGAGGCCATGCGGCTGGCGGGCTCGCTCACCGCCGTGGCCGTGGAGGCCCAGCGCCGCAAGCACCTGGCCTACCTGCTGGCCGACCAGGGCCAGCTCCTGGGCACCACCGCCACCGCTAGCCTCTCTCAG GTGGTGCGCCGCAGGACTCAGCGGAGGAAGGCCGGCATCACATCGCTGCTCTTCG GGGAGGACGACCTGGAGGCGATGAAGGCCAAAAACATCAAGCAGACGGAGCTGGTGGCAGACCTTCGGGAAGCTATCCTGCGTGTGGCCCGCCACTTCCAGTGCACAGACCCCAAGAACTGCAATGTG GAGCTGACCCCGGACTATAGCATGGAGAGCCACCAGCGGGACCACGAGAACTACGTGGCCTGCTCGCGTGGCCACCCGCGCCGGGCCAAGGCCCTGCTGGACTTCGAGCGCCATGACGACGATGAGCTGGGCTTCCGCAAGAATGACATCATCACG ATTGTCTCTCAGAAGGATGAGCACTGCTGGGTGGGCGAGCTGAATGGCCTGAGAG GCTGGTTTCCAGCCAAGTTCGTGGAAGTCCTGGATGAGCGGAGCAAGGAG TACTCCATCGCGGGGGATGATGCTGTGACAGAGGGGGTCACAGACCTCGTGCGAGGGACCCTCTGCCCAGCCCTCAAGGCCCTGTTTGAACACGGACTGAAGAAGCCTTCGCTGCTCGGGGGCGCCTGCCACCCCTGGCTGTTCATCGAGGAG GCAGCGGGCCGGGAGGTCGAGAGAGACTTCGACTCCGTGTACTCACGCCTGGTGCTGTGCAAGACGTACAG GTTGGATGAAGATGGCAAAGTCCTCACCCCAGAGGAGCTGCTGTACCGGGTAAGGGGGGCCTTGGGTGGACTGGCCTCTAGGGTGGGCAGCTGGGGACACCTGAGTGACCGCTGTGCCCCCCAGGCTGTGCAGTCCGTTAACGTGACCCACGACGCCGCACACGCACAAATGGACGTGAAGCTCCGCTCCCTCATCTGCGTGGGGCTCAA cgaGCAGGTGCTGCACCTGTGGCTGGAGGTGCTCTGCTCCAGCCTGCCCACCGTGGAGAAGTGGTACCAGCCCTGGTCCTTCCTGCGCAGCCCTGGCTGGGTCCAGATCAAGTGCGAGCTGCG ggtcctctgctgCTTCGCATTCAGCCTCTCCCAGGACTGGGAGCTTCCTGCAAAGAGAGAG gaggagaagaagccCTTGAAGGAGGGCGTCCAGGACATGCTGGTGAAGCACCACCTCTTCAGCTGGGACATCGACGGGTGA
- the SGSM3 gene encoding small G protein signaling modulator 3 isoform X13 has product MRPLPPSRGPWPPPRGPRCRGCGGCAAAAAPHRLLLWAGCRQIEKDLLRTMPSNACFAHVSGVGVPRLRRVLRALAWLYPEIGYCQGTGMVAACLLLFLEEDDAFWMMCAIIEDLLPASYFSTTLLGVQTDQRVLRHLIVQYLPRLDRLLQEHDIELSLITLHWFLTAFASVVHIRLLLRLWDLFFYEGSLVLFQATLGMLRLKEDELIQSENSASIFNTLSDIPSQLEDADLLLAEAMRLAGSLTAVAVEAQRRKHLAYLLADQGQLLGTTATASLSQVVRRRTQRRKAGITSLLFGEDDLEAMKAKNIKQTELVADLREAILRVARHFQCTDPKNCNVELTPDYSMESHQRDHENYVACSRGHPRRAKALLDFERHDDDELGFRKNDIITIVSQKDEHCWVGELNGLRGWFPAKFVEVLDERSKEYSIAGDDAVTEGVTDLVRGTLCPALKALFEHGLKKPSLLGGACHPWLFIEEAAGREVERDFDSVYSRLVLCKTYRLDEDGKVLTPEELLYRAVQSVNVTHDAAHAQMDVKLRSLICVGLNEQVLHLWLEVLCSSLPTVEKWYQPWSFLRSPGWVQIKCELRVLCCFAFSLSQDWELPAKREP; this is encoded by the exons ATGAGACCATTGCCGCCAAGCAG GGGTCCCTGGCCTCCTCCCCGGGGGCCTCGGTGTCGGGGGTGCGGAGGCTGTGCCGCTGCAGCTGCGCCTCACCGGCTCTTGTTGTGGGCGGGCTGCCGGCAGATCGAGAAAGACCTGCTCCGCACCATGCCCAGCAACGCCTGCTTCGCCCACGTGAGCGGCGTCGGGGTGCCCCGCCTACGCAGGGTGCTCCGAGCGCTGGCCTGGCTCTACCCGGAGATCGGCTACTGCCAGGGCACGGGCATG gtggctgcctgcctcctgctcttcctggaggaggacgaCGCCTTCTGGATGATGTGCGCCATCATTGAGGACCTGCTCCCCGCCTCCTACTTCAGCACCACCCTGCTGGGTGTGCAGACGGACCAGCGCGTCCTGCGGCACCTCATCGTCCAGTACCTGCCTCGCCTGGACAGGCTGCTCCAGGAGCACGACATTG AGCTGTCGCTCATCACACTGCACTGGTTCCTCACGGCCTTCGCCAGCGTGGTGCACATCCGCCTGCTGCTCCGCCTCTGGGACCTGTTTTTCTACGAGGGCTCCCTGGTGCTGTTCCAGGCCACACTGGGCATGCTGCGCCTCAAG GAAGACGAGCTGATCCAGTCGGAGAACTCGGCCTCCATTTTCAACACGCTGTCAGACATCCCGTCGCAGCTGGAGGACGCGGACCTGCTGCTGGCGGAGGCCATGCGGCTGGCGGGCTCGCTCACCGCCGTGGCCGTGGAGGCCCAGCGCCGCAAGCACCTGGCCTACCTGCTGGCCGACCAGGGCCAGCTCCTGGGCACCACCGCCACCGCTAGCCTCTCTCAG GTGGTGCGCCGCAGGACTCAGCGGAGGAAGGCCGGCATCACATCGCTGCTCTTCG GGGAGGACGACCTGGAGGCGATGAAGGCCAAAAACATCAAGCAGACGGAGCTGGTGGCAGACCTTCGGGAAGCTATCCTGCGTGTGGCCCGCCACTTCCAGTGCACAGACCCCAAGAACTGCAATGTG GAGCTGACCCCGGACTATAGCATGGAGAGCCACCAGCGGGACCACGAGAACTACGTGGCCTGCTCGCGTGGCCACCCGCGCCGGGCCAAGGCCCTGCTGGACTTCGAGCGCCATGACGACGATGAGCTGGGCTTCCGCAAGAATGACATCATCACG ATTGTCTCTCAGAAGGATGAGCACTGCTGGGTGGGCGAGCTGAATGGCCTGAGAG GCTGGTTTCCAGCCAAGTTCGTGGAAGTCCTGGATGAGCGGAGCAAGGAG TACTCCATCGCGGGGGATGATGCTGTGACAGAGGGGGTCACAGACCTCGTGCGAGGGACCCTCTGCCCAGCCCTCAAGGCCCTGTTTGAACACGGACTGAAGAAGCCTTCGCTGCTCGGGGGCGCCTGCCACCCCTGGCTGTTCATCGAGGAG GCAGCGGGCCGGGAGGTCGAGAGAGACTTCGACTCCGTGTACTCACGCCTGGTGCTGTGCAAGACGTACAG GTTGGATGAAGATGGCAAAGTCCTCACCCCAGAGGAGCTGCTGTACCGG GCTGTGCAGTCCGTTAACGTGACCCACGACGCCGCACACGCACAAATGGACGTGAAGCTCCGCTCCCTCATCTGCGTGGGGCTCAA cgaGCAGGTGCTGCACCTGTGGCTGGAGGTGCTCTGCTCCAGCCTGCCCACCGTGGAGAAGTGGTACCAGCCCTGGTCCTTCCTGCGCAGCCCTGGCTGGGTCCAGATCAAGTGCGAGCTGCG ggtcctctgctgCTTCGCATTCAGCCTCTCCCAGGACTGGGAGCTTCCTGCAAAGAGAGAG CCGTGA